The Ensifer adhaerens genome contains a region encoding:
- a CDS encoding SURF1 family protein yields MNTDDKATGRGLASSRARLLMTGALLFLVAVFLALGTWQVQRLYWKLDLIARVEARVGAPAVAAPPQSDWDAVNREKDEYRRVTATGTFAHDKTALVQAVTELGAGFWVLTPLRRDDGSTVLVNRGFVPTDRRDAITRTPSETDVTTMVTGLLRISEPGGAFLRSNDPPSDRWFSRDVAAIAAAKGLHKVAPYFIDADATPNPGALPIGGLTIVRFRNSHLVYALTWFALAAMSAAGAYFVYRQRIKAD; encoded by the coding sequence ATGAATACCGACGACAAGGCAACGGGGAGGGGCCTCGCATCTTCCCGCGCCCGTCTGCTGATGACGGGTGCCTTGCTCTTCCTCGTCGCGGTGTTCCTGGCACTTGGCACCTGGCAGGTGCAACGGCTCTATTGGAAACTCGATCTCATCGCACGAGTAGAGGCGCGCGTCGGGGCGCCCGCGGTGGCGGCGCCACCGCAATCCGATTGGGATGCAGTCAACCGGGAGAAGGACGAATATCGCCGCGTCACCGCCACCGGTACGTTTGCTCACGACAAGACCGCGCTGGTACAGGCCGTCACGGAGCTTGGCGCCGGATTTTGGGTTTTGACCCCGCTGCGCCGCGACGATGGCTCGACGGTGCTGGTCAACCGCGGTTTCGTGCCAACCGATCGCCGCGATGCTATCACACGCACTCCGAGCGAGACCGACGTAACCACCATGGTCACCGGGCTTCTGCGCATCTCCGAACCTGGCGGCGCCTTCCTGCGGTCAAATGACCCGCCAAGCGATCGGTGGTTTTCGCGAGACGTCGCCGCGATCGCCGCGGCCAAGGGCCTGCACAAGGTGGCGCCCTATTTTATCGATGCGGATGCAACACCCAATCCCGGTGCGCTGCCGATCGGCGGCCTTACGATCGTCCGCTTCCGCAACAGCCATCTGGTCTATGCGCTGACGTGGTTTGCACTTGCAGCCATGAGCGCCGCCGGTGCGTATTTCGTCTATCGGCAGCGGATAAAGGCAGACTGA
- the cyoB gene encoding cytochrome o ubiquinol oxidase subunit I, translating to MFGDTSLTQLIFGRLTLEAIPYHEPILVVTFAVVAVVGLAVVGLITKYKLWGYLWHEWFTSVDHKKIGIMYIILAIIMLLRGFADALMMRLQQAIAFNGNEGYLNPHHYDQIFTAHGVIMIFFVAMPFVTGFMNYVVPLQIGARDVSFPFLNNFSFWMTAGGAVIIMMSLFVGEFARTGWLAYPPLSGADYSPGVGVDYYIWGLQVAGVGTTLSGINLIATIVKMRAPGMTFMKMPVFTWTSLCTNILIVATFPILTATLALLSLDRYLGMNFFTNDLGGNPMMYINLIWIWGHPEVYILVLPAFGIFSEVVATFCGKRLFGYTSMVYATCVIMILSYLVWLHHFFTMGSGASVNAFFGITTMIISIPTGAKMFNWLFTMYRGRIRYELPMLWTIGFMVTFVIGGMTGVMLAIPPADFVLHNSLFLIAHFHNVIIGGVLFGLMAGLVYWWPKAFGYKLDPFWGKMSFWFWQIGFFFAFMPLYVLGLMGVTRRVSQFEDPSLQIWFIIAAFGAVLIAIGIASFIIQLIVSFLRRDQLRETSGDAWDGRTLEWSTSSPPPDYNFAFTPVVHDHDSWYDMKSRGYERPLEGFKPIHMPKNTGTGIILAGISVVLGLALIWYIWWLVAVSFVALIAVAIGHTFNYQRDFFIPAETVAATEDARSKLLTERT from the coding sequence ATGTTTGGTGACACCAGCCTCACGCAACTCATCTTCGGGCGGCTTACGCTAGAAGCGATCCCCTATCATGAACCCATCCTCGTCGTGACCTTCGCGGTCGTGGCGGTGGTCGGTCTGGCGGTGGTCGGCCTGATCACGAAATACAAGCTCTGGGGCTACCTCTGGCACGAGTGGTTCACAAGCGTCGATCACAAGAAGATCGGCATCATGTACATCATTCTGGCGATCATCATGCTTTTGCGCGGCTTTGCCGATGCGCTGATGATGCGCCTGCAGCAGGCGATCGCCTTCAACGGCAATGAGGGCTACCTCAACCCGCATCACTACGACCAGATCTTCACCGCCCACGGCGTGATCATGATCTTCTTCGTGGCGATGCCCTTCGTCACTGGCTTCATGAACTATGTCGTGCCGCTGCAGATCGGCGCACGCGACGTCTCCTTCCCCTTCCTCAACAACTTCTCCTTCTGGATGACCGCCGGCGGCGCTGTCATCATCATGATGTCGCTGTTCGTCGGCGAGTTCGCGCGTACCGGCTGGCTTGCCTATCCGCCGCTCTCGGGCGCGGACTACAGTCCCGGAGTCGGGGTCGACTATTACATCTGGGGGCTACAGGTGGCCGGCGTCGGCACTACGTTATCGGGCATCAACCTGATCGCCACGATCGTGAAGATGCGTGCTCCGGGCATGACCTTCATGAAGATGCCGGTCTTCACCTGGACGTCGCTCTGCACCAACATCCTGATCGTCGCAACCTTCCCGATCCTGACGGCCACGTTGGCGCTGCTTTCGCTTGACCGCTACCTCGGCATGAACTTCTTCACCAATGACCTTGGCGGCAATCCGATGATGTACATCAACCTCATCTGGATCTGGGGCCATCCGGAGGTCTACATCCTCGTCCTGCCAGCCTTCGGCATCTTCTCCGAGGTTGTCGCGACCTTCTGCGGAAAGCGTCTCTTCGGCTACACCTCAATGGTCTACGCCACCTGCGTGATCATGATCCTGTCATACCTGGTGTGGCTGCACCACTTCTTCACGATGGGGTCGGGCGCCTCGGTCAATGCCTTCTTCGGCATCACCACGATGATCATCTCGATCCCGACGGGCGCCAAGATGTTCAACTGGCTCTTCACCATGTATCGCGGCCGCATTCGCTACGAACTGCCGATGCTGTGGACCATCGGCTTCATGGTCACTTTCGTCATCGGCGGCATGACCGGCGTTATGCTGGCAATTCCGCCGGCCGATTTCGTGCTGCACAACTCGCTGTTCCTGATCGCCCACTTCCACAACGTCATCATCGGCGGCGTGCTGTTCGGATTGATGGCCGGGCTCGTCTACTGGTGGCCGAAGGCCTTCGGCTACAAGCTCGATCCGTTCTGGGGCAAGATGAGCTTCTGGTTCTGGCAGATCGGCTTCTTCTTCGCCTTCATGCCGCTCTATGTGCTGGGCCTGATGGGTGTGACCCGCCGTGTCAGCCAGTTCGAAGATCCGTCGCTGCAGATCTGGTTCATCATCGCCGCCTTCGGGGCCGTCCTGATCGCGATCGGCATCGCGTCCTTCATCATCCAGTTGATCGTCAGCTTCCTGCGCCGCGACCAACTGCGCGAAACATCCGGCGACGCCTGGGATGGCCGCACGCTTGAATGGTCGACGTCGTCGCCGCCGCCGGACTACAACTTTGCCTTCACGCCGGTCGTGCATGACCATGATAGCTGGTACGACATGAAAAGCCGCGGCTATGAGCGTCCGCTCGAAGGCTTCAAGCCGATCCATATGCCGAAGAACACCGGCACGGGCATCATTCTCGCCGGCATCAGCGTCGTGCTGGGCCTCGCGCTGATCTGGTACATCTGGTGGCTGGTGGCCGTGTCCTTCGTCGCGCTGATTGCCGTCGCGATTGGCCATACCTTCAACTATCAGCGAGATTTCTTCATCCCCGCAGAGACTGTCGCGGCGACGGAAGATGCTCGCTCCAAGCTGCTCACGGAACGGACCTGA
- a CDS encoding autotransporter outer membrane beta-barrel domain-containing protein encodes MQFAFVLRGASESVFLEANLLYGGSSNDIDTGLFKGSFDTTRWMADVKVTGEWQLDEITVLTPKLRAVYFNEETDDYTVKNALGEAIDLKGFIEEQARFSIGFDVERTLELENGLTLSPTVGADIGFASLDGEGVFGRVSAGLALSNNDNWDLDFSLLFNIEGDGSQAAGAKVGARVRF; translated from the coding sequence TTGCAATTCGCTTTCGTGCTGCGCGGGGCCAGCGAATCCGTGTTCCTCGAAGCGAACCTGCTCTATGGCGGCTCATCGAACGACATCGACACGGGGCTCTTCAAGGGCAGCTTCGACACAACCCGCTGGATGGCGGACGTGAAGGTGACGGGTGAATGGCAACTCGACGAAATCACCGTTCTGACGCCGAAGCTCAGAGCGGTCTATTTCAACGAAGAAACCGATGACTACACGGTGAAGAACGCGCTCGGCGAGGCGATCGATCTCAAGGGCTTCATCGAGGAGCAGGCGCGCTTCAGTATTGGGTTTGATGTCGAACGGACGCTGGAGCTGGAGAACGGGCTAACTTTGTCGCCGACGGTCGGCGCCGATATTGGCTTCGCTTCGCTCGATGGCGAAGGTGTGTTCGGCCGGGTCTCCGCCGGCTTGGCGCTGTCGAACAACGACAACTGGGACCTCGACTTCTCGCTGCTGTTCAACATCGAGGGCGACGGGTCGCAGGCGGCCGGCGCCAAGGTCGGCGCCCGGGTCCGCTTCTGA
- a CDS encoding sensor histidine kinase, protein MMHSNRSIFERPFYLVILWCVLLLVAAGMLAGWERQALVGELEQESKLLHSLASQRVDQHDAHLTALSAVAVASEGRRHDLFLEVARTIARFFPRIDEVQLVPLDPNAEPVGTDPLDIKSAELIRAAAIASDGRIALLPHPQRAHHYIMVKRSPNTAEARYGLMLGIDAAKLIGDGGPFWSRPGVAVRLSLPDGHLLLQPVALPEAIRFSKPLSSVSQPLRLETGMEIGFADMFPPVQTGLALLLVSLAYLAGLAALRQRARTRTAEQQATLSALESRLTHASRVNALGEMASGMAHELTQPLTAILAQAQAGRRLLSHGQDTALGPVLEDTVSQARRASAILERFRNWSHPHAAPVVTFDLRDALANVEALLQPDARSRGIQLDFQVPETPVSVVADPVEIEQVAFNLVRNAFEALVPQAGDAGRVTVTLNEDDSTVVFEVTDNGPGVPETLRPRLFTPFVTTRAGGTGLGLALSQRLVERAGGEIALVESDRGATFRVTLPRARRTEEPLR, encoded by the coding sequence ATGATGCACAGCAATCGCTCGATCTTCGAACGCCCCTTCTATCTGGTCATCCTTTGGTGTGTCCTCCTGCTTGTCGCAGCAGGCATGCTGGCGGGCTGGGAACGGCAGGCGCTGGTTGGTGAACTTGAGCAAGAGAGCAAGCTCCTCCATAGCCTGGCCTCCCAGCGCGTCGACCAGCACGATGCCCACCTGACCGCGCTGTCGGCCGTTGCCGTCGCATCCGAAGGACGCAGGCACGACCTGTTCCTGGAAGTCGCCCGCACGATTGCACGCTTCTTTCCACGGATCGATGAGGTTCAGCTCGTACCTCTCGATCCAAATGCGGAACCTGTCGGGACCGATCCACTCGATATCAAGTCCGCAGAGCTCATCCGGGCCGCTGCCATTGCTTCGGACGGGCGCATCGCTCTCCTGCCCCATCCGCAACGCGCCCACCACTACATCATGGTCAAGCGCAGCCCGAACACCGCCGAGGCGCGCTATGGTTTGATGCTTGGTATAGACGCGGCAAAACTGATCGGAGATGGCGGGCCATTCTGGTCTCGCCCGGGCGTCGCGGTTCGCCTATCTCTGCCGGACGGACACCTCCTGCTTCAGCCGGTCGCCCTGCCTGAGGCAATCCGTTTTTCGAAGCCACTGAGCAGCGTGTCGCAGCCGTTGCGGCTGGAAACGGGCATGGAGATCGGGTTCGCGGACATGTTCCCGCCCGTGCAGACCGGATTAGCGCTTTTGTTGGTCAGCCTCGCCTACCTCGCAGGTTTGGCCGCATTGCGCCAGCGTGCGCGTACGCGCACTGCAGAACAGCAGGCAACGCTCAGCGCGCTGGAATCGCGCCTCACGCACGCCTCGCGCGTCAATGCGCTTGGCGAAATGGCGAGCGGCATGGCACATGAACTGACCCAGCCGCTGACCGCAATCCTGGCGCAGGCGCAGGCCGGGCGGCGGCTGCTCAGTCACGGGCAAGACACAGCACTTGGTCCGGTACTCGAAGACACCGTCAGCCAGGCGCGCCGGGCATCGGCCATATTGGAAAGGTTCCGCAACTGGTCGCACCCCCATGCCGCGCCGGTTGTGACCTTCGATCTGCGTGACGCGCTCGCAAATGTTGAAGCACTCCTTCAGCCGGACGCGAGATCCCGCGGAATTCAGCTTGATTTTCAGGTTCCGGAAACGCCGGTTTCCGTCGTTGCCGATCCGGTAGAGATCGAGCAGGTCGCGTTCAATCTGGTCCGCAACGCCTTTGAGGCATTGGTCCCACAAGCAGGCGATGCCGGACGCGTGACCGTTACCTTGAACGAAGACGATAGCACAGTGGTTTTCGAGGTCACCGACAACGGTCCCGGCGTTCCGGAAACGCTTCGCCCACGGCTGTTCACGCCATTCGTGACGACCCGCGCCGGTGGTACCGGGCTCGGACTGGCGCTGAGCCAGCGACTGGTGGAACGCGCCGGCGGTGAAATCGCCCTGGTTGAGAGTGACCGTGGCGCCACCTTCCGGGTGACCCTGCCCCGTGCCCGGCGAACCGAGGAGCCGTTGCGATGA
- the cyoA gene encoding ubiquinol oxidase subunit II, whose amino-acid sequence MISVLLLSTLTGCNMVVMSPSGDIAAQQRDLIVISTVLMLLIIVPVIFLTLFFAWRYRQSNTAARYDPEWHHSTGLEVIIWSAPLAIIIALGAITWVSTHKLDPYRPLDRIDAARPVTEEMKPITVEVVALDWKWLFFYPEYGIATVNEMAAPVDVPINFKITASSVMNSFYVPALAGMIYAMPGMQTKLHAVINKAGEYEGLSSNYSGDGFSHMRFKFHGVDQAGFDQWVARVKQTGTMLNRDAYLKLEKPSIKEPVRYYASVEDGLFEAVLNMCVREGQMCMKDMMHIDTMGGAGVESHENRAKLEHDNRHAGGATEASAPAATFPETGNPAKSEEPAEGLKEEQPAAEPMNHDMHKAH is encoded by the coding sequence ATGATATCAGTCCTGTTGCTCTCGACACTCACGGGATGCAACATGGTGGTGATGTCGCCATCCGGCGATATCGCCGCACAGCAGAGGGATCTGATCGTCATTTCGACGGTCCTGATGCTGCTGATCATCGTACCCGTCATTTTCTTGACGCTGTTCTTTGCCTGGCGCTACCGCCAGTCAAACACGGCCGCCAGGTATGATCCGGAATGGCACCATTCCACCGGTCTCGAAGTCATCATCTGGTCGGCTCCGCTGGCGATCATCATCGCGCTCGGCGCGATCACCTGGGTGAGCACACACAAGCTCGATCCCTACCGACCGCTCGACCGGATCGATGCGGCGCGCCCAGTGACCGAAGAGATGAAACCGATCACGGTCGAGGTCGTCGCGCTCGACTGGAAATGGCTGTTCTTCTATCCGGAGTATGGCATCGCAACGGTCAACGAGATGGCCGCGCCGGTGGACGTACCGATCAATTTCAAGATCACCGCCTCCTCGGTGATGAACTCCTTCTATGTTCCGGCGCTTGCCGGCATGATCTACGCCATGCCCGGGATGCAGACCAAGCTGCACGCCGTCATCAACAAGGCAGGCGAATACGAAGGGCTCTCATCCAACTATAGCGGCGACGGCTTCTCCCATATGCGCTTCAAGTTCCACGGCGTGGACCAGGCGGGCTTCGACCAGTGGGTCGCCCGGGTGAAGCAGACCGGCACGATGCTTAACCGCGATGCCTATCTGAAGCTCGAAAAGCCGAGCATCAAGGAACCGGTGCGCTATTACGCGTCGGTTGAGGACGGCCTTTTTGAGGCGGTGCTCAACATGTGCGTCCGGGAAGGGCAGATGTGCATGAAGGACATGATGCACATCGACACGATGGGCGGAGCGGGCGTCGAAAGCCATGAGAACCGCGCCAAGCTCGAGCATGACAACCGCCACGCGGGCGGTGCGACGGAAGCTTCCGCACCTGCAGCGACCTTCCCCGAAACCGGCAATCCCGCCAAAAGCGAGGAACCGGCAGAGGGCCTCAAGGAAGAGCAGCCGGCGGCTGAGCCCATGAACCACGACATGCACAAAGCGCATTAG
- a CDS encoding MFS transporter, translated as MVSVSHPTSSGLERDARRIHEDDKPLSPGSIAIGVVIGRTSEFFDFFVYGLGSILVFPKLIFPFASNAVTATLMSFALFPLAFLARPVGSFVFMWIDRNYGRGTKLTIALIILGGSTASIAFLPGYDTIGYWAVALLALFRLGQGFALGGAWDGLASLLNLNAPPNRRGWYAMIPQLGAPIGFALASIIFCYFVANLSEEDFLSWGWRYPFFVAFAINVVALFARLRIVASKEFGAAMEAQELQARPVFEMLSKHAQDVVLGAFVPLASFAMFHLVTIFPLSWVILNGGQSAARFLLVQVAGAAVGAIGIVVSGVIADRVGRRNELMIGATLIAIFSFSAPFLLDAGGAGQDAYILIGFAVLGLTFGQASGAVSSRFTKYYRYTGAALTSDLAWLIGAAFAPLVALGLATSFGIIFIGGYLISGAICTIAALSLTRALHQQ; from the coding sequence ATGGTTTCGGTCTCTCACCCCACATCGTCTGGTCTCGAGCGGGATGCACGTCGCATTCATGAAGACGACAAGCCTCTGTCGCCCGGAAGCATCGCCATTGGGGTGGTCATCGGACGAACCTCCGAATTCTTCGATTTCTTCGTCTACGGTCTCGGTTCGATCCTTGTCTTCCCGAAGCTGATCTTTCCGTTCGCGTCCAATGCGGTGACCGCGACGCTGATGTCATTCGCGTTGTTTCCCCTCGCCTTCCTCGCCCGCCCCGTCGGTTCCTTCGTCTTCATGTGGATCGACCGGAACTACGGGCGCGGCACGAAACTTACCATCGCCCTCATCATTCTTGGTGGCTCGACGGCATCGATCGCTTTCCTGCCTGGCTACGACACGATCGGTTACTGGGCGGTGGCGCTCTTGGCCTTGTTCCGGCTTGGGCAGGGTTTTGCCCTTGGCGGCGCCTGGGACGGCCTGGCGTCGTTGTTGAACCTCAACGCGCCACCGAACCGCCGTGGCTGGTATGCGATGATCCCGCAGCTCGGAGCCCCCATCGGCTTCGCCCTCGCCAGCATCATCTTCTGCTATTTTGTCGCCAATCTTTCCGAGGAGGATTTCCTCTCCTGGGGTTGGCGCTATCCGTTCTTCGTCGCATTCGCGATCAACGTTGTGGCGCTGTTTGCCCGCCTGCGTATCGTCGCCAGCAAGGAGTTTGGCGCGGCAATGGAAGCACAGGAGCTGCAGGCCCGGCCGGTGTTCGAGATGCTGAGCAAACATGCGCAGGACGTGGTACTCGGCGCCTTTGTGCCACTGGCGAGCTTCGCGATGTTCCATCTGGTGACGATCTTCCCGCTCAGCTGGGTCATTCTCAACGGCGGGCAGTCGGCCGCCCGGTTCCTCTTGGTACAGGTCGCAGGCGCGGCCGTCGGCGCGATCGGCATTGTCGTGTCGGGCGTGATTGCCGACCGCGTCGGGCGCCGCAACGAGCTGATGATCGGCGCGACCCTGATCGCGATCTTCAGTTTCTCCGCCCCCTTCCTTCTTGATGCCGGCGGAGCCGGGCAGGATGCCTATATCCTGATCGGCTTTGCCGTTCTTGGCCTCACCTTCGGCCAGGCCTCAGGCGCCGTATCCTCGCGCTTCACGAAGTATTACCGCTACACCGGTGCGGCGCTGACGTCGGATCTCGCCTGGCTTATCGGTGCGGCCTTCGCGCCGCTCGTCGCGCTCGGCC
- the cyoC gene encoding cytochrome o ubiquinol oxidase subunit III — protein sequence MSQTQVQDNEKPQFYITEEHHPEHSTMLGFWLYLMSDCLIFAVLFATYGVVGRNYAAGPSPADLFDLGLVAFNTAMLLLSSITYGFAMLQMERNAKMETLFWLGVTGVFGAIFLAVELYEFYHLIHEGAGPTRSAFLSSFFTLVGTHGLHVTFGIIWLITLMVQVSKHGLILENRRRLMCLSMFWHFLDVIWIGVFSLVYLLGVLG from the coding sequence ATGAGCCAAACGCAAGTCCAAGATAACGAGAAGCCGCAGTTCTACATCACGGAAGAGCATCACCCGGAGCACAGCACCATGCTGGGCTTCTGGCTCTACCTGATGAGCGACTGCCTGATCTTCGCCGTGCTGTTCGCCACCTACGGCGTCGTCGGCCGCAACTACGCGGCAGGACCGTCACCGGCCGACCTGTTCGACCTCGGCCTCGTTGCCTTCAACACGGCGATGCTGCTTCTGTCGTCGATCACCTACGGCTTTGCCATGCTCCAGATGGAGCGCAACGCCAAGATGGAAACGCTCTTCTGGCTCGGCGTCACCGGCGTCTTCGGCGCGATCTTCCTGGCAGTGGAGCTCTATGAGTTCTATCACCTCATTCACGAAGGTGCCGGCCCGACGCGATCGGCATTCCTGTCGTCGTTCTTTACGCTGGTCGGCACACACGGCCTGCACGTTACCTTCGGCATCATTTGGCTGATCACGCTGATGGTGCAGGTCAGCAAACACGGGCTGATCCTTGAAAACCGTCGCCGTCTGATGTGCCTTTCGATGTTCTGGCACTTCCTCGACGTCATCTGGATCGGCGTCTTCTCCCTCGTCTATCTCCTGGGAGTTCTCGGATGA
- the cyoD gene encoding cytochrome o ubiquinol oxidase subunit IV, giving the protein MSAHSDHESAFEPHHAHSHHGDAAGHGSFKSYMTGFILSVILTAIPFWLVMGGVLDSRLLTAVIVMGIGVVQIVVHVIFFLHMNARSEGGWTLMALIFTIVIVGIALAGSLWVMHHLNTNMMPMTHEMMKNMP; this is encoded by the coding sequence ATGAGCGCACATTCCGACCACGAAAGCGCGTTCGAACCTCACCACGCGCACAGCCATCACGGCGATGCGGCCGGTCACGGTTCGTTCAAGAGCTACATGACGGGCTTCATCCTGTCGGTCATCCTCACGGCCATTCCGTTCTGGCTGGTCATGGGCGGTGTGCTGGACAGCAGGCTTTTGACGGCCGTCATCGTCATGGGCATCGGCGTCGTTCAGATCGTCGTGCACGTCATCTTCTTCCTGCACATGAATGCCCGCTCGGAGGGCGGCTGGACACTGATGGCGTTGATCTTCACGATCGTCATCGTCGGCATCGCGCTCGCGGGTTCGCTCTGGGTCATGCATCATCTCAACACCAACATGATGCCGATGACCCACGAGATGATGAAGAACATGCCCTGA
- a CDS encoding efflux RND transporter periplasmic adaptor subunit → MARRSNITILIVAVLLGVAVAGFGITRKMVPADAKPTSGRHGGIVSIQTATVTLQDVPVIVHALGNVQAPDTVEVGARIASQITAIHVKDGQMVRAGDLLFTLDDRAIQAQLARDTAIVVKDTAQLSDAKTELERAKTLRDDKTGTQQTYDTALSVEQSAQATLDADRATVEADQVALSLTRITAPIDGRLGIVQVALGDLVGETGATSTNLVTITAIDPIEVTFHLPEEQLQTFKTLLDEGKPPRVRAKPSGEDTAIGEGVLDFIDSSVDAASGTIAMRATFQNGAQKLWPGQFVDIDIEREQLHQVPVIPSVAVQPGQNGPFVFHVKNDNTVETLAVKPLFDDGKLAVIASGLAPGDSVVVEGQSRLKPGDTVKAVPPGTQPLTD, encoded by the coding sequence ATGGCCCGTCGCTCAAACATCACGATCCTGATTGTTGCGGTCCTACTTGGCGTTGCCGTTGCGGGGTTCGGTATCACGCGCAAGATGGTACCTGCCGACGCAAAACCCACAAGCGGCAGGCATGGGGGCATCGTATCGATTCAAACCGCCACGGTTACACTTCAGGACGTGCCTGTCATCGTCCATGCCCTGGGCAATGTCCAGGCGCCCGATACCGTGGAGGTCGGTGCCCGTATCGCAAGCCAGATCACTGCCATCCACGTAAAGGACGGGCAGATGGTCAGGGCGGGAGATCTGCTTTTCACGCTGGACGACCGCGCGATACAGGCACAACTCGCACGTGACACGGCCATCGTTGTCAAAGACACCGCCCAGCTTTCGGACGCGAAAACGGAACTGGAGCGCGCAAAAACCTTGCGCGACGACAAGACGGGCACGCAGCAAACCTATGACACCGCCCTCTCGGTCGAACAGTCGGCGCAGGCAACCCTCGACGCCGATCGGGCAACCGTCGAGGCCGATCAGGTTGCGCTGAGCCTGACGCGGATCACTGCTCCGATCGATGGACGCCTCGGCATAGTTCAGGTCGCGCTTGGCGATCTTGTCGGTGAGACCGGAGCCACTTCGACCAACCTGGTGACGATTACGGCGATAGACCCGATCGAGGTCACGTTCCATTTGCCTGAAGAACAATTGCAGACGTTCAAGACACTGCTTGATGAGGGCAAACCGCCGCGCGTGCGTGCCAAGCCTAGCGGCGAGGACACGGCCATAGGCGAGGGCGTGCTCGATTTCATCGACTCCTCCGTCGACGCCGCCTCCGGCACGATCGCCATGCGGGCAACCTTCCAAAATGGCGCGCAGAAGCTCTGGCCCGGACAGTTCGTCGACATCGATATCGAACGGGAGCAATTGCATCAGGTGCCGGTGATCCCGAGCGTTGCCGTTCAGCCGGGCCAGAACGGACCCTTCGTCTTCCATGTGAAGAATGACAACACAGTGGAAACGCTGGCCGTAAAGCCTCTGTTCGACGACGGCAAACTGGCCGTGATCGCATCGGGGCTCGCGCCAGGCGATAGCGTCGTGGTCGAGGGACAATCCCGCCTGAAACCGGGCGACACCGTAAAGGCGGTGCCTCCGGGCACACAACCGCTGACGGATTGA
- a CDS encoding GlcG/HbpS family heme-binding protein, whose amino-acid sequence MIRNIVLAAALLAPVAATAQELPTAAYLPLDMAVKAAEAAVKACAAEGHNVSVAVVGRDGATKVLLKADNSGPHTGNSAQGKAFTSAAMGRDTAGLGDFIASKPANDGLRDMDARMVIQAGGVPIKFGKALVGGIGVGGAPSGDIDANCATAGLQAIGAK is encoded by the coding sequence ATGATCCGCAATATCGTGCTCGCAGCCGCGCTTCTCGCTCCCGTCGCCGCCACGGCGCAGGAATTGCCGACCGCGGCCTACCTGCCGCTCGACATGGCCGTCAAGGCTGCGGAAGCCGCAGTGAAGGCTTGCGCAGCGGAAGGCCACAATGTGAGCGTTGCTGTGGTTGGCCGCGATGGCGCAACCAAGGTGCTGCTGAAGGCCGACAATTCCGGTCCGCACACCGGCAATAGCGCGCAGGGCAAGGCCTTCACCTCCGCAGCCATGGGCCGCGACACCGCTGGCCTGGGCGACTTCATTGCCTCCAAGCCGGCGAATGACGGCCTTCGCGACATGGATGCCCGCATGGTGATCCAGGCTGGCGGCGTGCCGATCAAATTCGGCAAGGCCCTGGTGGGCGGCATCGGCGTCGGCGGTGCGCCGTCGGGCGATATCGACGCGAACTGCGCGACGGCCGGCCTTCAGGCTATCGGCGCCAAGTAA
- a CDS encoding response regulator transcription factor, with protein MTLPVYLVDDDDAVRRALSLLLSTVGIKVTGFSDPQAFLAQVSRLAPGCLVLDIRMPAISGLKLQERLTEQGVAWPTIVISGHGDIEACRRAFHNGAIDFLSKPVDEQDLIDAIHKGHELLERTLRVDAEKAETLALLAMLTQREREVLDRIAAGFTTRQIAEGLGLSPRTVESHRAAIGAKLGSTSQAEMTRIWLDGTKTP; from the coding sequence ATGACCCTCCCCGTCTATCTCGTTGACGACGATGATGCGGTGCGTCGCGCACTGAGCCTGTTGCTCTCGACGGTCGGCATCAAGGTGACGGGGTTTTCCGATCCGCAGGCATTTCTGGCCCAGGTTTCGCGCCTTGCTCCCGGATGCCTGGTGCTCGATATCCGCATGCCCGCCATCTCTGGGCTGAAGCTGCAGGAAAGACTGACGGAGCAAGGGGTAGCCTGGCCGACGATCGTCATCTCGGGTCACGGCGATATCGAGGCCTGCCGTCGTGCCTTTCACAATGGCGCAATCGACTTTCTCTCCAAGCCCGTGGACGAGCAGGATTTGATCGACGCGATCCACAAGGGTCACGAGCTGTTGGAGCGTACGTTGCGCGTGGATGCCGAGAAGGCAGAGACGCTTGCCTTGCTGGCGATGCTCACACAGCGGGAGCGCGAGGTTCTCGACCGTATCGCTGCGGGTTTCACCACCCGCCAGATCGCCGAAGGTCTTGGCCTTTCGCCGCGCACCGTCGAAAGCCACCGCGCCGCAATCGGCGCCAAGCTCGGCAGTACCTCGCAAGCGGAGATGACGCGCATCTGGCTCGATGGGACGAAGACTCCGTAG